A single region of the Paraburkholderia megapolitana genome encodes:
- a CDS encoding MFS transporter: MGSFQWFTELTPRERRTLYAGFGGYAVDAFDFMIYSFLIPTLIAAWGMSKSEAGMIATSSLISSALGGWIAGILADRYGRVRVLQWTIATFAVFTCLSGFTHSFWQLLTTRTLQGFGFGGEWSVVTIMMAETIRSPQHRAKAVGTVQSSWSFGWGAAAILYWAFFALLPEQLAWRACFWIGLAPALWILYIRRNVSDPDIYVATRRARESGFDTSHFLQIFSFPHLKTTLLGSALCTGMLGGYYAITTWLPTYLKTVRHLSVFNTSGYLVVLITGSFCGYIVGSILCDRIGRRASFVLFAIGSFVLGMVYTMLPVTDSMMLLLGFPLGIVVQGIFAGVGAYLSELYPSAIRGSGQGFCYNLGRGIGSFFPILVGTLSQTTTLVKAMGVVAGSGYLLVIVSALCLPETKGKSLTEAPTIA; the protein is encoded by the coding sequence ATGGGATCATTCCAGTGGTTCACCGAGTTGACGCCGCGCGAGCGACGCACGCTGTATGCGGGTTTCGGCGGTTATGCAGTCGATGCGTTCGACTTCATGATCTACTCGTTCCTGATCCCAACCCTGATCGCCGCATGGGGCATGTCGAAAAGCGAAGCGGGCATGATCGCGACGAGTTCGCTGATCTCATCGGCACTGGGCGGCTGGATCGCCGGCATTCTCGCTGACCGCTACGGGCGTGTGCGCGTGCTGCAGTGGACTATCGCGACGTTCGCGGTCTTCACGTGTCTATCCGGCTTCACGCATTCGTTCTGGCAACTGCTCACCACCCGCACGCTGCAGGGTTTCGGTTTTGGCGGCGAGTGGTCGGTGGTGACGATCATGATGGCCGAGACGATCCGCTCGCCGCAGCATCGCGCGAAAGCAGTCGGTACCGTGCAGAGCAGCTGGTCGTTCGGTTGGGGTGCGGCTGCGATCCTGTACTGGGCATTCTTCGCACTGCTGCCCGAGCAGCTCGCGTGGCGCGCATGCTTCTGGATCGGTCTCGCGCCCGCGCTGTGGATCCTCTACATCCGCCGCAATGTCAGCGACCCGGATATCTATGTAGCCACCCGCCGCGCGCGCGAAAGCGGTTTCGACACCTCGCATTTCCTGCAGATTTTTTCGTTCCCGCATCTGAAAACCACGCTGCTCGGCAGCGCGTTGTGCACCGGTATGCTCGGTGGATACTACGCAATCACGACATGGCTGCCGACCTATCTGAAGACCGTGCGGCATCTGTCGGTGTTCAATACGAGCGGTTATCTCGTCGTGCTGATTACCGGTTCGTTCTGCGGCTATATCGTCGGTTCCATCCTGTGCGACCGGATCGGGCGGCGCGCATCGTTCGTGCTGTTCGCAATCGGGTCGTTCGTGCTCGGCATGGTCTACACAATGCTGCCGGTCACCGACAGCATGATGCTGCTGCTCGGCTTTCCGCTCGGCATCGTCGTGCAAGGGATCTTCGCCGGCGTTGGCGCGTATCTGTCGGAGTTGTATCCGAGTGCGATCCGCGGCTCGGGTCAGGGCTTCTGCTACAACCTCGGACGCGGTATCGGCTCGTTCTTCCCGATTCTCGTCGGTACGCTATCGCAGACAACGACGCTCGTGAAAGCGATGGGGGTCGTCGCCGGTTCGGGTTATCTGCTCGTCATCGTGTCGGCACTGTGCCTGCCGGAAACCAAAGGCAAGTCGCTCACCGAAGCTCCTACCATCGCCTGA
- a CDS encoding D-amino acid dehydrogenase has product MHTIVLGGGVIGVSTAFFLREQGCEVTVIEREVDVALSTSFGNAGVIAPGYVTPWAAPGMPAKIAKYLFKPASPLIFRPTLDPAQWRWIARWLRECDLARFRVNKQRMQRVAYYSRACLQEFRTRYPFEYGRSKGYLQLFRSDYDVELAQPSLAVLRDAGIAHREVSAAECVQIEPGLRWARETPVSGLYLPDDEAGDCARFTRELRMLCERAGVRFRFETSVGALDVQGGAVRGVRIDSARGSETLAADAVVVALGVDSAALLAPLGVKVPLYPVKGYSATLPVIDDEKAPRAALMDESLKTAITRFGTNLRVAGTAELGNARATLREQALHTLMKVLDDWFPHAAKPSSAHFWVGRRPMTPDGAPLLGPSGVDNLWINLGHGSTGWAMSLGSARVVADLITQRTPEIDLDGLTLARYRRA; this is encoded by the coding sequence ATGCATACGATCGTACTGGGTGGTGGCGTGATCGGCGTCTCGACAGCCTTTTTTCTGCGCGAGCAGGGGTGCGAAGTCACGGTCATCGAACGCGAAGTCGATGTCGCGTTGTCCACAAGCTTCGGCAACGCGGGAGTAATCGCACCCGGCTACGTCACGCCGTGGGCCGCGCCCGGTATGCCCGCGAAGATCGCCAAGTATCTGTTCAAGCCAGCTTCACCGCTGATCTTCCGGCCCACGCTCGACCCGGCGCAATGGCGCTGGATCGCGCGCTGGCTGCGCGAATGCGATCTCGCGCGGTTTCGCGTGAACAAACAACGGATGCAGCGTGTCGCGTACTACAGCCGCGCGTGTCTGCAGGAATTCCGCACGCGCTATCCGTTCGAGTACGGGCGTAGCAAAGGTTATCTGCAGCTCTTTCGCAGCGACTACGACGTCGAACTTGCGCAGCCTTCGCTTGCGGTGCTGCGCGATGCCGGTATCGCGCATCGTGAAGTGAGCGCCGCCGAATGCGTGCAGATCGAACCGGGCTTGCGCTGGGCGCGCGAAACGCCGGTTTCCGGTCTGTATCTGCCGGACGATGAAGCCGGCGATTGCGCGCGCTTCACACGCGAGCTGCGCATGCTGTGCGAAAGAGCCGGTGTGCGGTTTCGCTTCGAAACCAGCGTCGGCGCGCTCGACGTGCAAGGTGGTGCGGTGCGTGGTGTGCGTATCGACAGTGCGCGCGGCAGCGAGACGCTGGCGGCGGATGCGGTGGTGGTTGCGCTCGGTGTCGACAGTGCGGCACTGCTCGCGCCGCTCGGCGTGAAGGTGCCGCTCTATCCGGTGAAGGGCTACTCGGCGACGCTGCCGGTTATCGATGACGAAAAGGCACCGCGCGCTGCTCTGATGGACGAATCGCTGAAGACGGCGATCACGCGCTTCGGTACCAACCTGCGCGTAGCCGGCACCGCCGAACTCGGCAATGCCCGCGCGACGCTGCGCGAACAGGCGCTGCATACGCTGATGAAAGTCCTCGACGACTGGTTTCCGCATGCGGCAAAACCATCGTCCGCGCACTTCTGGGTAGGACGCCGGCCAATGACACCGGATGGCGCACCACTGCTCGGGCCATCGGGTGTCGACAACCTGTGGATCAATCTCGGACACGGTTCAACGGGCTGGGCGATGTCGCTCGGCTCCGCGCGCGTCGTCGCCGATCTGATCACGCAGCGCACACCGGAGATCGATCTCGACGGGCTTACGCTTGCGCGCTATCGGCGCGCGTAA
- a CDS encoding glutamate synthase subunit beta encodes MGKATGFLEFERRHEAYEAPLTRVKHYKEFVAALSDDEAKIQGARCMDCGIPFCNNGCPVNNIIPDFNDLVFHQDWKTAIDVLHSTNNFPEFTGRICPAPCESACTLGINDDPVGIKSIEHAIIDKAWSEGWVAPLPPKHKTGKKVAVVGSGPAGLAAAQQLARAGHDVTVFEKNDRIGGLLRYGIPDFKLEKWLIDRRMRQMEAEGVTFRPNVFVGKDALPAHIGNTAKETVTPEELKEQFDAIVISGGSETPRDLPVPGRELAGIHYAMEFLPQQNKINAGDKVVDQLVAKGKHVVVIGGGDTGSDCVGTSNRHGAKGVTQFELLPQPPEEENKPLVWPYWPIKLRTSSSHEEGCERDWAVATKRFEGKNGKVEKLVAVRVEWKDGKMQEVPGSEFDMKADLVLLAMGFTQPVSPVLEAFGVDKDARGNVRAATEGDKAYYTSVDKVFAAGDMRRGQSLVVWAIREGRQCARSVDAYLMGHSDLPR; translated from the coding sequence ATGGGCAAGGCAACCGGCTTTCTCGAGTTCGAACGCCGCCACGAGGCGTACGAAGCTCCGCTCACACGTGTGAAGCACTACAAGGAATTCGTCGCCGCATTGAGCGATGACGAAGCGAAGATTCAGGGCGCACGTTGCATGGACTGCGGCATTCCGTTTTGCAACAACGGCTGCCCGGTGAACAACATCATCCCGGACTTCAACGACCTGGTGTTTCATCAGGACTGGAAGACGGCGATCGACGTGCTGCATTCCACCAATAATTTCCCCGAGTTCACGGGCCGCATCTGCCCGGCACCGTGCGAATCGGCGTGCACGCTCGGCATCAACGACGACCCCGTCGGCATCAAGTCGATCGAGCACGCGATCATCGACAAGGCGTGGTCCGAAGGCTGGGTTGCGCCGCTGCCGCCGAAGCACAAGACCGGCAAGAAGGTTGCCGTGGTCGGGTCAGGTCCTGCAGGCCTCGCCGCCGCGCAACAACTCGCACGTGCGGGCCACGACGTGACGGTGTTCGAGAAGAACGACCGGATCGGCGGATTGCTGCGTTATGGTATCCCCGACTTCAAGCTCGAAAAGTGGCTGATCGATCGGCGCATGCGCCAGATGGAAGCGGAAGGCGTGACGTTCCGCCCGAACGTGTTCGTCGGCAAGGATGCGCTGCCGGCGCATATCGGCAACACCGCGAAGGAAACCGTCACACCTGAAGAACTGAAAGAACAGTTCGATGCGATCGTGATTTCGGGCGGTTCGGAAACGCCGCGCGATCTGCCGGTACCGGGCCGCGAACTCGCCGGCATTCACTACGCGATGGAGTTCCTGCCGCAGCAGAACAAGATCAATGCCGGCGACAAGGTCGTCGATCAACTGGTCGCGAAGGGCAAGCATGTCGTCGTGATCGGTGGTGGCGATACGGGCTCCGATTGCGTCGGTACGTCGAACCGGCACGGTGCGAAGGGCGTCACGCAGTTCGAATTGTTGCCGCAGCCGCCGGAAGAAGAGAACAAGCCGCTCGTCTGGCCGTACTGGCCGATCAAGCTGCGCACGTCGTCGTCGCACGAAGAAGGGTGCGAGCGCGACTGGGCGGTCGCGACCAAGCGTTTCGAAGGCAAGAACGGCAAGGTCGAGAAGCTGGTGGCGGTGCGTGTCGAATGGAAGGACGGCAAGATGCAGGAAGTGCCGGGTTCCGAGTTCGATATGAAGGCCGATCTCGTGCTGCTCGCGATGGGCTTCACGCAGCCGGTGTCGCCGGTGCTCGAAGCGTTCGGCGTCGACAAGGACGCGCGCGGCAACGTGCGTGCGGCTACCGAAGGCGACAAGGCGTACTACACGTCGGTGGACAAGGTTTTCGCGGCGGGCGATATGCGTCGCGGCCAGTCGCTCGTCGTGTGGGCGATTCGCGAAGGCCGGCAATGTGCGCGTTCGGTCGATGCGTACCTGATGGGACATTCGGATCTGCCGCGCTGA
- a CDS encoding glutamate synthase-related protein: MNDPLQPTSSVPAAQGLYDPQNEHDACGVGFVAHIKGKKSHEIIQQGLKILENLDHRGAVGADPLMGDGAGILIQIPDGFYREEMAKQGVTLPPSGEYGVGMIFLPKEHASRLACEQELERTVKAEGQVVLGWRDVPVDHAMPISPTVKASEPLIRQIFIGRGKDIMVTDALERKLYVIRKTASHRIQALKLKHGKEYFVPSCSARTVVYKGLLLAGQVGVYYRDLQDERVVSALALVHQRFSTNTFPAWELAHPYRMIAHNGEINTVKGNVNWLNARTGAIASHVLGDDLPKLWPLIYPGQSDTASFDNCLELLVMAGYPLVHAVMMMIPEAWEQHTLMDDNRRAFYEYHAAMMEPWDGPAAIAFTDGRQIGATLDRNGLRPARYIITDDDLVIMASESGVLPIPESKIVKKWRLQPGKMFLIDMEHGRIIDDKELKDNLANAKPYKSWIDAVRIKLDEIEPKAEDIVTERREAAALLDRQQAFGYTQEDLKFLMAPMAQAGEEAVGSMGNDSPLAVMSNKNKTLYHYFKQLFAQVTNPPIDPIRENMVMSLVSFVGPKPNLLDTNNINPPMRLEVSQPVLDFKDIAKIRAIDQYTGGKFSSYELNICYPVAWGKEGIEARLASLCAEAVDAVKSGYNMLIVSDRKTDRDNVAIPALLATAAIHTHLVQHGLRTSAGLVVETGSARETHHFALLAGYGAEAVHPYLALETLAQFAAGLKGDLSADKAIYNFTKAVGKGLQKVMSKMGISTYMSYTGAQIFEAVGLAEELVTKYFKGTASKVGGIGLFDVAEEAIRLHRDAFGDNPVLATMLDAGGEYAYRVRGEDHMWTPDAIAKLQHSARSNSYQTYKEYAHLINDQTKRHMTFRGLFEFKVDPMKAIALDDVESAKDIVKRFATGAMSLGSISTEAHTTLAIAMNRIGGKSNTGEGGEDENRYRNELRGIPIKNGDTLKSIIGDEIVRDIPLKDGDSLRSKIKQVASGRFGVTAQYLASADQIQIKMAQGAKPGEGGQLPGHKVSEYIGKLRYSVPGVGLISPPPHHDIYSIEDLAQLIHDLKNVNPAASISVKLVSEVGVGTVAAGVAKAKADHVVIAGHDGGTGASPLSSLKHAGTPWELGLAETQQTLVLNQLRGRIRVQADGQMKTGRDVVIGALLGADEFGFATAPLVVEGCIMMRKCHLNTCPVGVATQDPVLRAKFQGQPEHVVNFFFFIAEEVREIMAQLGIRKFDDLIGRADLLDMKKGIEHWKAKGLDFSKVFYLPQVPAEVARLHVDTQDHGLERALDHTLVEKAKAALEKGEHVSFIQPVRNVNRTVGAMLSGLVAKKYGHEGLSDDTIHIQLKGTAGQSFGAFLAKGITLDLVGDGNDYVGKGLSGGRIIIRPTNDFRGKSEENIICGNTVMYGAIEGEAFLRGVAGERFCVRNSGATAVVEGTGDHGCEYMTGGTVVVLGETGRNFAAGMSGGVAYVYDPDNTFAGKCNKAMVALDPVLQQAEQERTVDRALWHTGQTDEALLKGLIERHFQFTGSTRAKALLENWDAARRQFVKVFPTEYKRALGEMGAKKASKEVLAA; this comes from the coding sequence ATGAACGACCCCCTGCAACCGACTTCGTCGGTGCCCGCTGCGCAAGGTCTGTACGACCCGCAAAACGAACACGACGCCTGTGGCGTCGGCTTCGTCGCTCATATCAAGGGCAAGAAAAGCCACGAGATCATTCAGCAAGGCCTGAAGATCCTGGAAAACCTCGATCACCGCGGCGCAGTCGGCGCCGATCCGCTGATGGGCGACGGCGCGGGCATCCTGATCCAGATTCCCGATGGCTTCTATCGCGAGGAAATGGCGAAGCAGGGCGTGACGCTGCCGCCGTCCGGCGAATACGGCGTCGGCATGATCTTCCTGCCGAAAGAACACGCCTCGCGCCTCGCGTGCGAGCAAGAACTCGAGCGCACCGTGAAAGCGGAAGGCCAGGTCGTGCTGGGCTGGCGCGATGTGCCGGTCGACCACGCCATGCCGATCTCGCCGACGGTGAAGGCGAGCGAGCCGCTGATCCGCCAGATCTTCATCGGTCGCGGCAAGGACATCATGGTGACCGACGCGCTCGAGCGGAAGCTTTACGTGATCCGCAAGACCGCGAGCCACCGCATCCAGGCGCTCAAGCTCAAGCACGGCAAGGAATACTTCGTGCCGTCGTGCTCGGCGCGCACCGTCGTCTACAAGGGACTGCTGCTGGCCGGTCAGGTCGGCGTGTACTACCGCGACCTGCAGGACGAGCGCGTCGTGTCGGCGCTCGCGCTTGTGCACCAGCGCTTCTCGACCAACACATTCCCGGCCTGGGAACTCGCTCACCCGTACCGGATGATTGCTCACAACGGCGAAATCAACACCGTGAAGGGCAACGTCAACTGGCTGAACGCACGCACCGGCGCGATCGCGAGCCACGTGCTCGGCGACGATCTGCCGAAGCTGTGGCCGCTCATTTACCCGGGCCAGTCGGACACGGCATCGTTCGATAACTGTCTCGAACTGCTCGTGATGGCCGGCTACCCGCTCGTGCACGCGGTGATGATGATGATCCCCGAAGCGTGGGAACAGCACACGCTGATGGACGACAACCGCCGCGCGTTCTACGAGTACCACGCCGCGATGATGGAGCCGTGGGACGGCCCCGCCGCGATCGCGTTCACCGACGGTCGTCAGATCGGCGCGACGCTCGACCGTAACGGTCTGCGTCCGGCGCGCTACATCATCACCGACGACGACCTCGTCATCATGGCGTCGGAATCGGGCGTGCTGCCCATTCCCGAATCGAAGATCGTCAAGAAGTGGCGTCTGCAGCCAGGCAAGATGTTCCTGATCGACATGGAGCACGGCCGCATCATCGACGACAAGGAACTGAAGGACAACCTCGCGAACGCGAAGCCGTACAAGAGCTGGATCGATGCCGTGCGGATCAAGCTCGACGAGATCGAGCCGAAGGCCGAAGATATCGTCACGGAACGCCGCGAAGCCGCTGCGCTGCTCGATCGTCAGCAGGCGTTCGGCTATACGCAAGAAGACCTCAAGTTCCTGATGGCGCCGATGGCGCAGGCGGGCGAGGAAGCGGTCGGCTCGATGGGCAACGACTCGCCGCTCGCGGTGATGTCGAACAAGAACAAGACGCTGTATCACTACTTCAAGCAGCTGTTCGCCCAGGTGACAAACCCGCCGATCGATCCGATCCGCGAGAACATGGTGATGTCACTGGTGTCGTTCGTCGGTCCGAAGCCGAACCTGCTCGACACGAACAACATCAACCCGCCGATGCGGCTCGAAGTGTCGCAGCCGGTGCTCGACTTCAAGGACATCGCGAAGATCCGCGCGATCGATCAATACACGGGCGGCAAGTTCAGTTCGTACGAACTGAACATCTGCTACCCGGTGGCCTGGGGCAAGGAAGGCATCGAGGCGCGTCTCGCGTCGCTGTGCGCCGAAGCCGTCGATGCCGTGAAGTCCGGCTACAACATGCTGATCGTGTCGGACCGCAAGACCGATCGCGACAACGTCGCGATTCCGGCGCTGCTCGCCACGGCCGCGATTCACACGCATCTCGTGCAGCATGGTCTGCGCACGAGCGCGGGCCTCGTTGTCGAAACCGGCTCCGCGCGTGAAACCCATCACTTCGCGCTGCTCGCGGGCTACGGCGCGGAAGCCGTGCACCCGTACCTTGCGCTCGAAACGCTCGCGCAGTTCGCAGCGGGTCTGAAGGGCGACCTGTCGGCGGACAAGGCGATCTACAACTTCACGAAAGCCGTCGGCAAGGGCCTGCAAAAGGTCATGTCGAAGATGGGCATTTCGACCTACATGTCGTACACCGGCGCGCAGATTTTCGAAGCAGTCGGTCTTGCCGAAGAACTGGTCACAAAGTACTTCAAGGGCACGGCGTCGAAGGTCGGCGGCATTGGCCTGTTCGATGTCGCGGAAGAAGCAATCCGTCTGCATCGCGACGCGTTCGGCGACAACCCGGTCCTCGCGACCATGCTCGATGCGGGCGGCGAATACGCGTATCGCGTGCGCGGCGAAGACCATATGTGGACGCCCGATGCAATCGCCAAGCTGCAGCATTCGGCACGCAGCAACTCGTATCAGACGTATAAGGAATACGCGCATCTGATCAACGATCAGACGAAGCGTCACATGACCTTCCGCGGCCTGTTCGAGTTCAAGGTCGATCCGATGAAGGCGATTGCCCTCGACGACGTCGAGTCGGCGAAGGACATCGTCAAGCGCTTCGCAACGGGCGCGATGTCGCTCGGTTCGATCAGCACAGAAGCGCATACGACGCTCGCGATTGCGATGAACCGCATCGGCGGCAAGTCGAACACCGGTGAAGGCGGCGAGGACGAAAACCGCTATCGCAACGAACTGCGTGGCATTCCGATCAAGAACGGCGACACGCTGAAGTCGATCATCGGCGACGAGATCGTGCGCGACATTCCGCTGAAGGACGGCGATTCGCTGCGCTCGAAGATCAAGCAGGTCGCATCGGGCCGTTTCGGCGTGACGGCGCAGTATCTTGCTTCGGCCGACCAGATCCAGATCAAGATGGCGCAGGGCGCGAAGCCCGGCGAAGGCGGTCAGTTGCCGGGCCACAAGGTGTCCGAATACATCGGCAAGCTGCGCTACTCGGTGCCGGGCGTCGGCCTGATTTCGCCGCCGCCGCACCACGACATCTATTCGATCGAAGACCTTGCACAGCTGATTCACGATCTGAAGAACGTGAACCCCGCCGCAAGCATTTCCGTGAAGCTGGTGTCGGAAGTGGGTGTCGGCACGGTTGCCGCTGGTGTTGCGAAGGCGAAGGCCGACCACGTCGTGATCGCCGGTCATGATGGCGGCACCGGCGCGTCGCCGCTATCGTCGCTCAAGCACGCCGGCACGCCGTGGGAACTCGGTCTCGCCGAAACGCAGCAGACGCTGGTGCTGAACCAGTTGCGCGGCCGCATTCGCGTGCAGGCCGACGGCCAGATGAAGACCGGTCGCGACGTCGTGATCGGCGCGCTGCTCGGCGCCGACGAATTCGGATTCGCGACTGCGCCGCTCGTCGTCGAAGGCTGCATCATGATGCGCAAGTGCCATCTGAACACCTGCCCGGTCGGCGTTGCGACGCAAGACCCGGTGCTGCGCGCGAAATTCCAGGGTCAGCCGGAACACGTCGTCAACTTCTTCTTCTTTATCGCCGAAGAAGTGCGCGAGATCATGGCGCAACTCGGCATCCGCAAGTTCGACGATCTGATCGGCCGCGCGGACCTGCTCGATATGAAGAAGGGCATCGAGCACTGGAAGGCGAAGGGTCTCGATTTTTCGAAGGTGTTCTATCTGCCACAGGTTCCGGCCGAGGTTGCGCGTCTGCACGTCGACACGCAGGATCACGGCCTCGAGCGCGCACTCGACCACACGCTGGTCGAGAAGGCGAAAGCCGCACTCGAGAAGGGCGAGCACGTTTCGTTCATCCAGCCGGTGCGCAACGTGAACCGCACGGTCGGTGCGATGTTGTCGGGTCTCGTCGCGAAGAAGTACGGCCACGAAGGTCTGTCCGACGACACGATCCACATCCAGTTGAAGGGCACGGCCGGTCAGAGCTTCGGCGCGTTCCTCGCGAAGGGCATCACGCTCGATCTCGTCGGCGACGGCAACGACTACGTCGGCAAGGGCCTGTCGGGCGGGCGCATCATCATTCGCCCGACCAACGATTTCCGCGGCAAGTCAGAAGAAAACATCATCTGCGGCAACACGGTGATGTACGGCGCGATCGAAGGTGAAGCATTCTTGCGCGGTGTCGCCGGTGAGCGTTTCTGCGTGCGCAATTCGGGTGCGACGGCGGTAGTCGAAGGCACCGGCGATCACGGTTGCGAATACATGACGGGCGGCACAGTGGTCGTGCTCGGCGAAACCGGGCGCAACTTTGCGGCCGGCATGTCGGGCGGCGTCGCATACGTGTACGACCCGGACAACACGTTCGCGGGCAAGTGCAACAAGGCGATGGTCGCGCTCGATCCGGTGCTGCAACAGGCCGAACAGGAACGAACCGTCGATCGCGCACTGTGGCATACCGGCCAGACCGACGAAGCGTTGCTGAAGGGGTTGATCGAACGTCACTTCCAGTTCACGGGCTCGACGCGTGCGAAGGCGCTGCTCGAAAACTGGGACGCGGCGCGCCGCCAGTTCGTGAAGGTGTTCCCGACCGAATACAAGCGTGCGCTGGGTGAAATGGGCGCGAAGAAGGCCAGCAAGGAAGTGCTCGCGGCCTGA
- a CDS encoding transposase, whose amino-acid sequence MARLARLYVPDQPQHVILRGLDQQPAFVDDQDYELFIDCLKAASRDHRLAIHAYALMPGAVQLLVTPADEASLPKAMQAVGRRYVAHFNRRYARRGTLWEGRYRATVIEGERYFLLASRVVELCPVRTQLVSAAEDYRWSSYRHHIGLTLDSLITDHPLYWSLGNTPFERQRAYRDLCEQPLDEREASQLQQATLKGWVLGGESYREWAARAANRRVSPLPRGRPRKVRETPQTQ is encoded by the coding sequence ATGGCACGGCTTGCACGTCTTTATGTTCCTGACCAGCCGCAGCACGTGATTCTGCGCGGACTCGACCAGCAGCCCGCATTTGTCGACGACCAGGATTACGAGCTCTTCATCGATTGCCTGAAGGCGGCCTCGCGCGATCACCGGCTGGCGATTCACGCGTATGCGCTGATGCCCGGCGCGGTCCAGCTGCTCGTCACCCCCGCCGACGAAGCGAGCCTGCCGAAGGCGATGCAGGCTGTCGGCCGCCGCTATGTGGCGCACTTCAACCGCCGCTATGCACGGCGCGGCACCTTGTGGGAAGGACGCTATCGCGCGACTGTGATCGAGGGCGAGCGCTACTTCCTGCTGGCGAGCCGCGTAGTCGAGCTGTGCCCCGTGCGTACCCAGCTCGTGAGCGCGGCGGAAGACTACCGCTGGTCGAGCTACCGGCATCACATCGGGCTGACACTCGATAGCCTCATCACCGATCACCCGCTGTACTGGTCGCTCGGCAACACGCCGTTTGAACGGCAGCGCGCGTATCGCGACCTGTGCGAACAACCGCTCGACGAACGCGAAGCCAGCCAGCTCCAGCAAGCCACGCTCAAGGGTTGGGTGCTGGGCGGCGAGTCGTATCGCGAGTGGGCGGCGCGGGCGGCCAACCGGCGCGTGTCGCCGCTGCCCCGCGGACGGCCGCGCAAGGTGCGCGAAACGCCGCAAACCCAGTAA
- a CDS encoding OmpW/AlkL family protein, whose translation MKLKQAITGIAALACITGAHAQSAGSIYLTTGWFHLAPQDSSDPLKVLSIGGTPINQSQPGTGAGIDSSDTLGGSIGYFITDHIAAEAELGIPPKFNLLGEGSFSQFGQLGSAKQWSPAVLFKYHFFDAQAKFRPYVGIGATYVWFTDAKITNTAFEQGVLHGPTSVSTDRSWAPVFNLGFNYAITKHWFAGISVSYIPLSVTATLHTPNATPVGGSVESQAKIKLNPIVTYAKIGYVF comes from the coding sequence ATGAAATTAAAACAGGCCATAACGGGGATTGCAGCGCTTGCCTGCATCACGGGCGCTCATGCGCAATCGGCTGGAAGCATCTACCTCACCACGGGTTGGTTCCATCTGGCGCCACAGGACAGCAGTGATCCGTTGAAGGTACTCTCGATTGGCGGCACGCCTATCAATCAAAGCCAGCCAGGCACTGGCGCCGGCATCGATTCGTCCGACACGCTGGGCGGGAGTATCGGTTACTTCATCACCGACCATATCGCTGCCGAAGCGGAACTCGGCATTCCGCCCAAGTTCAACCTGCTCGGCGAAGGCAGCTTTTCGCAGTTCGGCCAGCTCGGCTCGGCGAAGCAATGGAGCCCGGCGGTGCTGTTCAAGTATCACTTCTTCGATGCTCAGGCGAAATTCCGTCCGTATGTGGGTATCGGTGCAACGTACGTCTGGTTCACCGACGCGAAGATCACTAATACCGCGTTCGAGCAAGGCGTGCTGCATGGTCCGACCTCCGTGTCGACAGATCGTTCCTGGGCGCCGGTGTTTAACCTCGGCTTCAATTACGCGATCACCAAGCACTGGTTCGCGGGCATCTCGGTGTCGTACATTCCGCTCAGCGTGACGGCCACGCTGCATACGCCGAATGCAACGCCGGTTGGCGGCAGTGTGGAGTCGCAGGCGAAGATCAAGCTGAACCCGATCGTGACCTACGCCAAGATCGGCTACGTGTTCTAG
- a CDS encoding DUF883 family protein, with protein sequence MTALPNTRDAIGESWTTTSRRARRIARHSRDAAEDVAGELRSLMSELEETLADGTQADAKVLREQLRKRLEAARVRLQETREAVREHAENVLADADDYVHENPWRTIAVVGGLALLTGALLARSR encoded by the coding sequence ATGACTGCACTACCGAACACGCGAGATGCCATCGGCGAATCCTGGACCACCACGAGCCGGCGCGCCCGCCGCATCGCACGCCACAGCCGCGATGCCGCCGAAGATGTCGCCGGCGAACTACGTTCGCTGATGTCGGAACTCGAAGAAACGCTGGCGGACGGCACCCAGGCCGACGCGAAGGTATTGCGCGAGCAATTGCGCAAGCGGCTCGAAGCGGCCCGCGTACGTCTGCAGGAAACCCGCGAGGCTGTGCGCGAACACGCCGAAAACGTGCTCGCGGATGCCGACGATTACGTGCATGAGAATCCGTGGCGCACGATCGCTGTGGTGGGTGGACTGGCGTTGCTGACCGGTGCGCTGCTCGCGCGATCGCGCTAG